Proteins from a genomic interval of Gossypium hirsutum isolate 1008001.06 chromosome A09, Gossypium_hirsutum_v2.1, whole genome shotgun sequence:
- the LOC107896490 gene encoding protein FIZZY-RELATED 2, giving the protein MDDPTLSNQRNQSVPSTPSLNVPTTMSDSSFHLENLPSRTMHINRMINSSYNRSPSRTIYSDRFIPSRSGSNFALFDISNSPTSTEGKEDGSGTYNSLLRAALFGPDTPDKKDSLDAPACRNIFRYKTETKRSLHSLSPFGLDDSVPGISHSPVKAPRKVPRSPYKVLDAPALQDDFYLNLVDWSSNNVLAVGLGNCVYLWNACSSKVTKLCDLGIDDSVCSVSWAQRGTHLAVGTSDGEVEIWDASRCQRVRTMEGHRLRVGALAWSSSLLSSGSRDKSILQRDIRAPDDFASKLSGHKSEVCGLKWSYDNRELASGGNDNKLFVWNQLSTQPVLKYCEHTAAVKAIAWSPHLHGLLASGGGTADRCIRFWNTTTNTHLSCMDTGSQVCNLVWSKNVNELVSTHGYSQNQIIVWRYPTMSKLATLTGHTYRVLYLAISPDGQTIVTGAGDETLRFWNVFPSPKSQNTDSEIGASSFGRTTIR; this is encoded by the exons ATGGACGATCCTACGCTAAGCAATCAACGCAATCAATCTGTTCCTTCAACTCCAAGTCTCAACGTCCCGACCACAATGTCCGACTCTTCCTTCCACCTCGAAAACCTTCCGTCTCGGACAATGCACATCAACCGGATGATCAACTCCAGCTACAACCGCTCTCCATCGCGCACAATTTACTCCGATAGGTTCATCCCTAGCAGATCCGGCTCCAATTTCGCCCTTTTCGACATCTCCAATTCTCCCACTTCAACCGAAGGAAAAGAAGACGGTTCCGGTACTTATAACAGCCTTTTACGCGCCGCTCTTTTCGGTCCCGATACGCCCGACAAGAAGGACTCGTTGGACGCTCCGGCTTGCCGGAATATTTTCCGGTATAAAACTGAAACTAAACGGTCGTTACACTCGCTTTCTCCTTTTGGGCTCGATGACTCGGTCCCGGGGATTAGCCATAGCCCCGTTAAAGCTCCTAGGAAAGTTCCCAGGTCACCTTACAAG GTTTTGGATGCACCTGCATTGCAAGatgatttttatttgaatttggtGGATTGGTCTTCGAATAATGTGTTGGCGGTGGGGTTGGGGAATTGTGTTTATTTGTGGAATGCTTGTAGTAGTAAGGTGACAAAGCTGTGCGATCTGGGGATTGATGATAGTGTTTGTTCGGTTAGTTGGGCTCAACGTGGAACTCATCTCGCAGTTGGGACTAGCGACGGGGAAGTTgag ATTTGGGATGCTTCTCGCTGCCAGAGGGTAAGAACAATGGAGGGGCATCGATTACGCGTTGGGGCTTTAGCTTGGAGCTCTTCTCTGTTATCTTCTGGTAGTCGTGACAAGAGCATTCTTCAAAGAGATATACGTGCTCCAGATGATTTTGCTAGTAAACTCTCTGGTCACAAGTCCGAG GTTTGTGGACTGAAGTGGTCTTATGATAACCGTGAACTAGCATCAGGCGGAAATGACAACAAA CTTTTTGTTTGGAATCAACTTTCCACTCAACCTGTCCTGAAATACTGTGAACATACCGCTGCTGTAAAAGCAATCGCATGGTCTCCTCATTTGCATGGCCTTCTTGCATCTGGAGGTGGTACAGCTGATCGATGTATTCGATTCTGGAATACAACCACTAACACACACTTGAGCTGCATGGACACTGGCAGTCAG GTATGCAATCTTGTGTGGTCTAAGAATGTCAATGAACTCGTCAGCACTCATGGATACTCTCAAAACCAAATAATCGTCTGGAGATACCCCACCATGTCGAAG CTGGCTACTCTTACGGGTCACACATACAGAGTTCTTTATCTTGCAATCTCACCTGATGGACAG ACGATAGTTACTGGAGCTGGAGATGAGACACTAAGATTTTGGAACGTTTTCCCGTCCCCAAAATCCCAG AACACGGATAGTGAAATTGGAGCATCATCGTTTGGAAGAACCACAATTCGTTGA
- the LOC107896491 gene encoding nudix hydrolase 14, chloroplastic produces MWTEIGKSMTHLLRSPMPLSAFALPKRLVVSFPLAQLLHRHTTPKPFCSRMSATPSTSLTHSISLPTQLGQPVQVLAAPGLSDSEFRAAIESSLFRQWLKNLECDNGILANGNMTLTQVLIQGVDMFGKRIGFLKFKADIIDKGTGKKVPGIVFARGPAVTVLILLESEGTTYAVLTEQVRVPTGRVVLELPAGMLDDDKGDFVGTAVREVEEEIGIRLKLEDMVDLSAFLDPSTGFKVFPSPGGCDEELGLFLYRGRVDKNIITQLEGKETGCVKHGELIKVRVVPYEKLWHTTPDAKALMAIAIYEMAKKEGLLPQ; encoded by the exons ATGTGGACAGAGATAGGCAAAAGCATGACTCATCTTCTCCGGTCTCCGATGCCTCTGTCTGCTTTCGCCCTCCCAAAGCGACTTGTCGTTTCCTTTCCTCTCGCTCAGCTTCTTCACCGTCACACAACACCCAAACCCTTCTGCTCCAGAATGTCCGCCACGCCATCAACTTCCCTGACTCACTCCATCTCCTTGCCCACTCAACTCGGTCAACCTGTCCAAGTCCTTGCAGCCCCTGGCCTGTCCGATTCCGAGTTCAG GGCCGCTATTGAGTCATCTTTGTTTAGACAATGGTTAAAGAATCTGGAGTGTGACAATGGGATTTTGGCTAATGGGAACATGACTTTAACTCAAGTGCTTATTCAG GGAGTTGATATGTTTGGAAAGCGAATCGGCTTCCTCAAATTCAAAGCTGATATTATCGATAAAGGAACGGGAAAGAAG GTTCCAGGTATAGTATTTGCACGAGGACCAGCTGTAACTGTGCTAATTCTTTTGGAGTCTGAGGGCACGACATATGCTGTTCTCACCGAACAG GTGAGGGTCCCCACTGGGAGGGTTGTACTCGAATTGCCTGCTGGAATGTTGGATGATGACAAGGGTGATTTTGTTGGCACTGCAGTTCGTGAG GTTGAGGAGGAGATTGGTATTCGATTGAAACTAGAAGACATGGTTGACCTCTCTGCGTTCCTTGATCCATCTACTGGATTCAAAGTTTTTCCTTCTCCT GGAGGCTGTGATGAAGAACTTGGGCTATTTCTGTACAGAGGGCGTGTTGATAAAAACATTATCACACAGCTTGAAGGAAAAGAAACGGGTTGTGTCAAACACGGTGAACTGATCAAGGTTCGTGTAGTTCCATATGAGAAACTCTGGCACACGACACCTGATGCAAAGGCACTCATGGCAATCGCAATCTATGAAATGGCCAAGAAAGAAGGATTATTACCACAATAA
- the LOC107896493 gene encoding expansin-A18 has translation MASFTSWSFKLLFMTLATFAIISKPSLAVAVPVFQSSPWAAAHATFYGDESASQTMGGACGYGDLFSNGYGTDTAALSTTLFNDGFACGTCYRIKCVDSPWCYSGVPSTTVTATNICPPNWAQDSNNGGWCNPPRAHFDMSKPAFMKIATWKAGIVPVMYRRVPCERPGGVRFSFQGNGYWLLVYVMNVGGGGDIANMWVKGSKTGWISMSHNWGASFQAFATLGGQSLSFKLTSYSTKETIIARNVAPENWNVGSTYKTDVNFH, from the exons ATGGCCTCTTTTACTTCATGGAGCTTTAAGTTATTGTTTATGACACTTGCAACCTTTGCCATCATCAGCAAACCTTCCCTTGCGGTTGCGGTTCCGGTTTTCCAATCAAGCCCTTGGGCTGCTGCCCATGCCACCTTTTATGGCGATGAATCTGCCTCTCAAACAATGG GAGGAGCTTGTGGGTACGGGGATTTGTTCAGCAATGGTTATGGTACAGACACTGCTGCACTAAGCACAACATTGTTCAACGATGGCTTTGCTTGTGGGACTTGTTACCGAATAAAGTGTGTTGACTCACCTTGGTGCTACTCTGGGGTTCCATCCACCACAGTGACAGCAACCAACATTTGCCCTCCAAACTGGGCCCAAGACTCCAACAATGGCGGCTGGTGCAACCCTCCTCGAGCCCATTTCGACATGTCCAAGCCTGCTTTCATGAAAATCGCAACATGGAAAGCTGGCATTGTCCCCGTCATGTACCGAAG GGTACCTTGTGAGAGGCCAGGAGGGGTTAGATTTTCATTCCAAGGCAATGGGTATTGGTTATTGGTGTATGTGATGAACGTAGGAGGAGGTGGTGACATTGCAAACATGTGGGTCAAAGGAAGCAAAACAGGGTGGATTAGCATGAGCCATAACTGGGGAGCTTCGTTTCAGGCATTTGCCACACTTGGTGGCCAATCACTTTCTTTCAAGCTTACTTCATATTCAACCAAGGAAACCATCATAGCTCGGAATGTTGCACCTGAAAATTGGAATGTAGGGTCAACTTACAAGACAGATGTGAACTTCCATTAA
- the LOC107896488 gene encoding ubiquitin carboxyl-terminal hydrolase MINDY-1 → MTGVAADGDFSSSLSKEKQVVEAAPIREGQNQEQQKQEGIKGCMHKTKTIQFLGRTTPIILQNDNGPCPLLAICNVLLLRNNLNLSPDIAEVSQEKLLSLVAERLIDSNSNVNNKDEGFVENQQQNIADAIDLLPRLATGIDVNIKFRRIDDFEFTPECAIFDLLDIPLYHGWIVDPQDYETASAIGSKSYNAIMEELVALETRNMEVSHKNNSEDCVDFVAATTATLGVPSPSLSKTRSFDESPRSASDQQILRKGDLEEEAELLRVLKLSEAKSPTSVGGSGSLAERSCSKNLVSVDAQEGDRSIGNESMPLHEPYFSDDCRSLRNGSCSKACFETLRGEVSPKTDGINQNSSYVKSGDGTLSNDAVENMAVKVSSADDLLQIEGAVPISLAEDTAPIDGNNTENSQGGENIEIQSTSATDAHYIPGNINGFDPTEVSSISLQKAGSDSSSDRIHNADVLEAFSSSLDGSEPIYEGEDCILDSVTTYENREPIYEGEVILAKQADNISVEVCTVRSKEEITPQQGELIANFLKNNANQLTFYGLFCLQDGLKERELCVFFRNNHFSTMFKYDGELYLLATDQGYLNQPDLVWEKLNEVNGDTLFMTGNFKEFKVDSHATGTWDEQNATADYIAGIDGSAHARSDEISDLQLAIALQQEEYEQQPQRQNVRPPPIVGATRLVTGPKASQNSGRSSSSSSSRQETKSKEKCIVM, encoded by the exons atgaCCGGTGTTGCTGCCGACGGTGACTTTTCATCGTCGCTTTCCAAGGAAAAACAAGTAGTAGAAGCAGCACCAATACGAGAAGGACAGAATCAAGAACAACAAAAGCAAGAAGGGATTAAAGGATGCATGCATAAGACTAAGACAATTCAGTTCTTAGGTCGTACCACGCCTATTATTCTCCAAAACGACAATGGACCTTGCCCTCTCCTCGCTATCT GTAATGTTCTCCTTTTAAGGAACAATTTGAACCTTAGCCCTGATATAGCAGAAGTTTCACAGGAGAAATTGCTTTCACTGGTGGCCGAACGCCTCATTGATTCCAACAGTAATGTCAAT AATAAAGATGAAGGTTTTGTTGAAAATCAGCAGCAGAATATTGCAGATGCAATTGATTTACTTCCACGTCTTGCTACAGGGATTGATGTAAATATCAAATTCAGGAG AATAGATGATTTTGAGTTCACTCCAGAGTGTGCCATATTTGATCTGCTTGATATTCCCCTCTATCATGGTTGGATAGTTGATCCCCAG GACTATGAAACTGCTAGTGCTATTGGGTCAAAATCCTACAATGCAATTATGGAGGAGCTTGTTGCACTGGAAACACGAAATATGGAGGTTTCACACAAAAATAATTCTGAAGATTGTGTGGATTTTGTTGCTGCTactactgcaactttaggagtTCCCTCTCCTAGCCTGTCAAAAACCAGATCTTTTGATGAGTCTCCTCGTTCTGCTTCAGATCAGCAAATATTAAGAAAAGGGGACCTTGAGGAGGAAGCAGAGCTATTGAGAGTCTTGAAATTATCAGAGGCTAAATCACCGACCTCTGTTGGTGGTTCTGGCAGTTTAGCTGAAAGATCATGTTCAAAGAACCTTGTTTCTGTAGATGCACAAGAGGGGGACAGAAGTATTGGAAATGAGAGCATGCCCCTGCATGAACCTTACTTCTCAGATGATTGCCGTTCCTTGAGAAATGGTAGTTGTAGTAAAGCATGTTTTGAGACCCTCAGAGGTGAAGTATCCCCAAAGACTGATGGGATTAATCAGAATTCTTCTTATGTTAAATCTGGAGATGGTACCCTTTCCAATGATGCAGTTGAGAATATGGCTGTTAAGGTGAGTAGTGCTGATGATTTGCTCCAGATTGAAGGTGCAGTTCCTATTTCTCTTGCAGAGGATACTGCACCTATAGATGGAAACAACACTGAAAATTCACAAGGGGGTGAAAACATTGAGATTCAATCCACTTCTGCTACCGATGCTCATTACATTCCGGGTAACATAAATGGGTTTGACCCAACAGAAGTATCATCTATCTCCCTACAAAAAGCTGGTTCAGATTCGTCTAGTGACAGAATACATAATGCTGATGTGCTAGAAGCTTTTAGTTCTAGTCTCGATGGAAGTGAGCCTATATATGAAGGAGAAGATTGCATATTAGATTCAGTAACTACATATGAGAACCGGGAACCTATCTACGAAGGTGAGGTTATTCTTGCAAAGCAAGCTGACAACATTTCTGTAGAGGTCTGTACTGTGAGGTCCAAAGAAGAAATTACTCCACAACAAG GTGAACTAATTGCAAACTTCTTGAAGAACAATGCCAATCAATTGACCTTTTATGG GCTTTTTTGCTTACAAGATGGTCTTAAAGAACGTGAGCTCTGTGTTTTCTTTCGCAACAATCATTTCAGCACGATGTTTAAG TATGATGGTGAGCTTTATCTTTTAGCTACTGACCAAGGCTATCTGAATCAACCAGATTTGGTTTGGGAGAAACTAAATGAG GTCAACGGAGACACTCTTTTTATGACTGGAAACTTCAAGGAATTCAAGGTGGATAGTCATGCCACTGGTACTTGGGATGAACAAAATGCAACTGCT GACTACATTGCTGGCATTGATGGTTCAGCGCATGCAAGATCGGATGAAAT CTCGGATTTACAGCTTGCAATAGCTTTACAGCAAGAAGAGTATGAACAACAGCCGCAGCGTCAGAATGTGCGGCCGCCACCGATTGTAGGTGCTACAAGATTAGTAACAGGTCCAAAG GCGTCACAAAACAGTGGAAGGAGCTCTTCGTCTTCATCGTCAAGGCAAGAGACAAAATCTAAAGAAAAATGTATCGTGATGTAA
- the LOC107896492 gene encoding uncharacterized protein isoform X1, whose protein sequence is MGSPFFLILIILSLASLPSTKADGIRSARLLDLLIRDYTVKSFDRHFKTGTLHAVHLPANLSGIEVDTARFRCGSLRRYGAKVKEFHLGIGVIVQPCAERVIVVRQTLGYNWSSMYYANYDLSGYQLVSPVLGLLAYNAGSDVSFGSPFQLGILAREKPIKIDFSNITMASNMTRSSTRPLCAGFEGDGKVTLKNQVSPNVCFATRDGHFGLVVESPPLMPVRKKISRWKLVVGSSIGAALGAILLGLLLVAMFIKVKKKARMEEMERRAYEEEALQVSMVGHFRAPTASVTRTTPTIEYQYIPHHPS, encoded by the coding sequence ATGGGCTCTCCTTTCTTTCTAATATTGATAATCCTTTCATTGGCATCATTGCCCTCAACCAAAGCTGATGGGATCAGATCAGCTCGCCTTCTTGATCTTCTCATTAGGGACTACACAGTAAAGTCCTTTGACAGGCATTTCAAAACAGGTACTTTACACGCTGTACATTTACCTGCAAACTTATCCGGCATCGAAGTTGATACTGCAAGGTTTCGATGTGGGAGTCTCCGAAGATATGGTGCAAAAGTTAAGGAATTTCATTTGGGAATTGGTGTGATTGTTCAGCCTTGTGCTGAGAGAGTCATTGTGGTGAGACAAACCTTGGGCTATAATTGGTCATCCATGTATTATGCAAACTATGATCTATCAGGTTACCAGCTTGTGTCACCTGTGTTGGGCCTTTTAGCTTATAATGCAGGCAGTGATGTGAGTTTTGGTAGCCCTTTTCAGCTTGGGATTCTTGCAAGGGAAAAGCCAATTAAAATAGATTTCAGCAACATTACAATGGCTTCCAACATGACTAGATCATCAACGAGGCCATTGTGTGCTGGTTTCGAAGGGGATGGCAAAGTTACATTGAAAAACCAAGTGTCACCCAATGTTTGTTTTGCAACAAGGGATGGCCATTTCGGTTTGGTGGTCGAGTCGCCGCCCTTGATGCCTGTGAGGAAGAAGATAAGCAGGTGGAAACTGGTGGTCGGAAGCTCGATCGGAGCTGCATTGGGTGCTATCCTCTTGGGGTTGCTTTTGGTGGCAATGTTTATTAAGGTGAAGAAGAAAGCAAGAATGgaggaaatggaaaggagagcATATGAAGAGGAAGCTCTTCAGGTATCCATGGTTGGACATTTCAGAGCTCCAACAGCTTCTGTCACTCGAACAACGCCCACAATCGAATATCAGTACATACCTCATCATCCTTCTTGA
- the LOC107896492 gene encoding uncharacterized protein isoform X2 produces MGSPFFLILIILSLASLPSTKADGIRSARLLDLLIRDYTVKSFDRHFKTGTLHAVHLPANLSGIEVDTARFRCGSLRRYGAKVKEFHLGIGVIVQPCAERVIVVRQTLGYNWSSMYYANYDLSGYQLVSPVLGLLAYNAGSDVSFGSPFQLGILAREKPIKIDFSNITMASNMTRSSTRPLCAGFEGDGKVTLKNQVSPNVCFATRDGHFGLVVESPPLMPVRKKISRWKLVVGSSIGAALGAILLGLLLVAMFIKVKKKARMEEMERRAYEEEALQVSMVGHFRAPTASVTRTTPTIEYQFKD; encoded by the exons ATGGGCTCTCCTTTCTTTCTAATATTGATAATCCTTTCATTGGCATCATTGCCCTCAACCAAAGCTGATGGGATCAGATCAGCTCGCCTTCTTGATCTTCTCATTAGGGACTACACAGTAAAGTCCTTTGACAGGCATTTCAAAACAGGTACTTTACACGCTGTACATTTACCTGCAAACTTATCCGGCATCGAAGTTGATACTGCAAGGTTTCGATGTGGGAGTCTCCGAAGATATGGTGCAAAAGTTAAGGAATTTCATTTGGGAATTGGTGTGATTGTTCAGCCTTGTGCTGAGAGAGTCATTGTGGTGAGACAAACCTTGGGCTATAATTGGTCATCCATGTATTATGCAAACTATGATCTATCAGGTTACCAGCTTGTGTCACCTGTGTTGGGCCTTTTAGCTTATAATGCAGGCAGTGATGTGAGTTTTGGTAGCCCTTTTCAGCTTGGGATTCTTGCAAGGGAAAAGCCAATTAAAATAGATTTCAGCAACATTACAATGGCTTCCAACATGACTAGATCATCAACGAGGCCATTGTGTGCTGGTTTCGAAGGGGATGGCAAAGTTACATTGAAAAACCAAGTGTCACCCAATGTTTGTTTTGCAACAAGGGATGGCCATTTCGGTTTGGTGGTCGAGTCGCCGCCCTTGATGCCTGTGAGGAAGAAGATAAGCAGGTGGAAACTGGTGGTCGGAAGCTCGATCGGAGCTGCATTGGGTGCTATCCTCTTGGGGTTGCTTTTGGTGGCAATGTTTATTAAGGTGAAGAAGAAAGCAAGAATGgaggaaatggaaaggagagcATATGAAGAGGAAGCTCTTCAGGTATCCATGGTTGGACATTTCAGAGCTCCAACAGCTTCTGTCACTCGAACAACGCCCACAATCGAATATCA GTTTAAAGATTAG